In Pochonia chlamydosporia 170 chromosome Unknown PCv3seq00009, whole genome shotgun sequence, a genomic segment contains:
- a CDS encoding subtilase family domain-containing protein, translating to MSLRGPFSQAVSDAAAALVKEAFFVVAAAGNDATDASRWSPASEPSLCTVGATDYSDSHARFSNFGPLVDIYGPGVGVLSAKVGGGCFLQNGTSMAAPHISGIGAYYLSLGKPASSMCTFLQGLALNGVISGVPRNTMNLLGQNGIGA from the coding sequence ATGAGCTTGAGAGGGCCATTCTCTCAGGCTGTGAGCGATGCCGCCGCTGCGTTGGTTAAGGAAGCCTTCTTTGTGgtagctgctgctggtaaCGATGCAACTGATGCAAGCCGATGGTCTCCTGCGTCCGAGCCTAGTCTTTGTACTGTTGGTGCCACTGACTATTCAGACTCGCATGCCCGGTTCTCTAACTTTGGCCCCCTTGTTGACATTTATGGTCCCGGCGTTGGTGTGTTGTCTGCTAAAGTTGGCGGTGGTTGCTTCTTGCAAAACGGCACGTCCATGGCTGCTCCTCACATTTCTGGTATTGGTGCCTACTACCTGAGCCTGGGTAAGCCTGCGAGCAGTATGTGCACATTTCTTCAGGGCCTTGCTCTGAATGGGGTTATTTCAGGGGTTCCCAGAAACACGATGAACTTGCTCGGTCAGAATGGCATCGGTGCCTAA
- a CDS encoding cupin domain-containing protein (similar to Metarhizium acridum CQMa 102 XP_007816078.1), with protein MAHSVQCYFLSPNKDVPNNPMPVLHYRGVLPIDATEDVVTEFLTANTWEKRGAWGHIGIRHFHPNTHECYGIVSGRSTMLLGKIEDGAGVKVKVQKGDVIVLPAGTAHSSLESAPDYFYIGVYPRRHPKWVNEHGKKPATQFRTTIRAVEMPEEDPVYGKDGPLLKLWNPQNLAKL; from the exons ATGGCACACTCTGTTCAATGCTACTTTTTGTCCCCAAACAAAGATGTGCCAAATAATCCGATGCCGGTGCTGCATTACCGCGGGGTATTGCCGATAGATGCTACCGAAGATGTAGTTACAGAATTTCTTACTGCAAATACCTGGGAAAAGAGA GGAGCCTGGGGCCACATCGGCATTCGCCATTTCCATCCCAATACCCACGAGTGCTATG GGATTGTCAGCGGCCGTTCTACAATGCTACTCGGCAAAATTGAAGACGGCGCCGGGGTTAAGGTCAAGGTGCAGAAGGGAGATGTAATCGTTCTTCCAGCCGGAACAGCGCATTCCAGCCTTGAGAGCGCGCCAGACTACTTTTATATCGGCGTCTATCCACGA CGTCATCCCAAATGGGTCAATGAGCACGGCAAGAAGCCAGCGACCCAGTTTCGCACTACCATCAGAGCGGTTGAGATGCCAGAAGAGGATCCAGTCTATGGCAAAGACGGGCCACTTTTGAAATTGTGGAATCCGCAGAATTTGGCAAAGTTATAA
- a CDS encoding C6 transcription factor (similar to Cordyceps militaris CM01 XP_006673452.1) — protein MTPSATGRKRSRLACQTCRDLKRRCDGAHPCGTCVRFEYDCIYQEGKSRKTRRHRGLEQPGQAQAIKPPTPVALRPSAQASPEDAVVSASAATPHNQTRSLEANSGSAFVRKLALRLDPKKNPRMHTFAWNAFLGSRQVKHIPVYHTITELLPLQRMQELAAIYFQKVDPTYGFIDRHEVARHIQLRWTTQIVQQAQDAVLCGIAALGFLFSQVQSDAVELDLVESARILLEQSMSMPASVTMIRAWLLRVVYLRIAGTHYGAWMASSMVMHMIEAAGLTIESPGESALPSTRQEVDAETARRIVLVAQHLNIWMSFDMGLTRVSFSNVATMAMPMSRPGDFTSEITELLPFSVELDPDRKPTAAELENALHTVLGLVHSIPPTVLAQCNLALCLCRRLRSMEVSLSDAILQQILVLTTNGIQAAQAILAARAPWHHMAYVPFQIVCVLLAIDTVSSISQLRDAMQCLKDISAVYNTKATDDALKTARSLVLLHQRGKEMFASALNDILKVYPSNAVEEVSQTSPPMSDGAEWMDMLPMDFSNLQYFDIEQFLSPGFFWNAGSNGLV, from the coding sequence ATGACTCCATCAGCAACGGGTCGCAAGCGGTCAAGGTTGGCATGCCAGACCTGTCGAGATCTGAAACGCAGATGTGATGGCGCCCATCCTTGTGGAACATGTGTCAGATTTGAATATGATTGTATATATCAGGAAGGAAAGTCGAGGAAGACCCGCAGACATCGAGGTCTCGAACAGCCTGGTCAAGCTCAAGCAATCAAACCTCCCACGCCGGTGGCGCTTCGTCCAAGCGCTCAGGCTTCCCCCGAAGATGCAGTCGTATCAGCATCGGCAGCAACCCCACACAATCAGACTCGATCGCTTGAGGCCAACTCTGGATCGGCGTTTGTGCGCAAGCTGGCACTAAGGTTAGACCCCAAGAAGAACCCTCGGATGCATACGTTTGCCTGGAATGCTTTCCTTGGGTCTCGCCAGGTGAAGCACATACCCGTTTATCACACTATCACCGAGTTACttcctttgcaaaggatGCAGGAACTGGCCGCAATCTATTTCCAGAAAGTGGACCCAACTTATGGGTTCATAGACCGCCACGAAGTGGCACGGCATATCCAACTGAGATGGACTACCCAAATAGTTCAACAAGCTCAGGATGCTGTCCTTTGCGGCATTGCCGCATTGGGTTTTCTGTTCTCACAAGTTCAGTCAGATGCTGTGGAATTGGATTTGGTAGAATCCGCAAGGATACTCCTTGAACAATCCATGTCTATGCCCGCGTCGGTTACTATGATCCGGGCATGGCTACTTCGTGTTGTATATCTCAGGATCGCTGGAACACACTATGGAGCCTGGATGGCAAGTAGTATGGTCATGCATATGATCGAAGCTGCTGGTCTTACTATTGAATCGCCCGGTGAATCTGCGCTTCCATCTACACGACAAGAGGTTGATGCTGAGACCGCTCGGAGAATTGTCCTTGTTGCCCAACACCTCAACATATGGATGTCGTTTGATATGGGCCTTACTCGTGTTTCCTTTTCCAATGTAGCAACCATGGCTATGCCCATGTCGCGCCCAGGAGACTTTACAAGCGAAATCACAGAACTCTTGCCGTTTTCTGTGGAGCTCGACCCTGACAGGAAACCGACTGCGGCGGAGCTGGAGAATGCTTTACATACGGTTCTTGGGCTTGTTCATTCCATCCCCCCTACGGTTCTTGCGCAATGTAACCTAGCACTATGCCTATGTCGTCGACTCCGATCAATGGAAGTTTCGCTTTCAGACGCCATTCTTCAGCAAATTCTCGTCTTGACAACCAACGGCATCCAGGCGGCGCAAGCCATTTTGGCTGCTCGCGCACCATGGCATCACATGGCGTATGTTCCCTTTCAAATTGTCTGTGTTCTTCTCGCCATTGATACAGTCTCATCCATCTCTCAACTACGAGATGCAATGCAATGTCTCAAGGATATTTCGGCAGTGTACAACACAAAAGCGACAGATGATGCCCTGAAGACCGCCCGCTCACTGGTTTTGCTCCACCAGAGGGGCAAAGAGATGTTTGCCTCGGCATTAAATGACATTTTAAAGGTTTATCCCTCGAATGCGGTGGAGGAAGTGTCGCAGACATCGCCGCCGATGTCTGATGGAGCAGAGTGGATGGACATGCTTCCGATGGATTTCTCAAATCTGCAGTACTTTGATATTGAACAGTTCCTTAGTCCTGGATTCTTCTGGAATGCTGGAAGCAATGGGTTAGTATAG
- a CDS encoding monocarboxylate permease (similar to Cordyceps militaris CM01 XP_006673451.1), with translation MQLRGREDVESNTTATPNNEDQNGLSDQEGVAKQLPVAPDGGATAWLHVLLMHIVFFNTWGVANGYGVFQEYYSRMLGQTESSIAWIGSVQVFFLFAIGVIAGRVTDAGYFHITFTFGVILQVLGVFMTSLCETYWQIFLAQAVCLGIGNGCTFCPALSILSQYFQRYRAFAVGLAAAGAAVGGLVYPVLIHWLIFHDNFGFPWTLRIMGFIMLATYLPCIFLFKPLLPPRKTGDWTDRSAFTDVPFLFFSLSMFFNFWGLYLAFFYLGTFARDKIGISEPIYVLMVLNGIGIIGRIAPTIIADRWTGMLNLLIPISFLASLLVYCWAAVSSPTGLYVFAVIYGLLAAALQALFPAVATTMTPEPSRTGTRVGMILGFVSFANLTGPAICGAILQKQGGDYIGAQMFGASSILLGAFMALAARIAKAGSTLKQKV, from the coding sequence ATGCAGCTACGTGGAAGAGAAGATGTCGAAAGCAACACGACGGCCACGCCAAACAACGAGGATCAAAATGGTCTAAGTGACCAAGAGGGAGTTGCCAAACAACTCCCGGTTGCACCAGACGGTGGTGCCACggcttggcttcatgtcTTATTGATGCATATTGTCTTTTTCAATACTTGGGGCGTGGCAAATGGATATGGCGTCTTCCAGGAGTACTACTCCCGAATGTTGGGACAGACTGAATCCTCCATCGCTTGGATCGGGAGCGTCCaggtcttcttcttgttcgcCATTGGGGTCATCGCGGGACGTGTAACAGATGCCGGGTACTTTCACATCACTTTCACCTTTGGCGTAATTCTTCAGGTTCTTGGTGTCTTCATGACATCGCTTTGTGAGACATACTGGCAAATTTTCCTTGCGCAAGCTGTTTgtcttggcattggcaatggCTGCACTTTTTGTCCCGCACTGTCAATCCTCTCTCAGTATTTCCAGAGATACCGAGCTTTTGCAGTTGGTCTTGCAGCGGCTGGTGCCGCAGTTGGTGGCCTTGTGTACCCTGTGTTGATACACTGGCTAATCTTTCATGACAATTTCGGTTTCCCTTGGACCTTACGAATCATGGGCTTTATTATGCTGGCCACATATCTACCCTGCATATTCCTCTTCAAACCACTTCTTCCACCACGGAAGACTGGCGATTGGACGGATAGGTCAGCTTTCACAGATGTCcccttcttgttcttttctttgagCATGTTTTTTAATTTCTGGGGACTGTACTTGGCATTCTTCTATCTCGGAACTTTTGCTAGAGACAAGATTGGCATCAGTGAGCCGATTTACGTGCTCATGGTCCTCAACGGAATCGGCATTATTGGGCGAATTGCACCCACCATCATTGCTGACAGGTGGACTGGCATGTTGAATTTGTTGATCCCCATCAGCTTTCTTGCCAGTTTACTAGTCTACTGCTGGGCGGCTGTTAGTTCACCTACGGGACTCTATGTGTTTGCGGTCATCTATGGACTACTTGCGGCAGCCCTGCAGGCTCTCTTCCCAGCCGTTGCCACGACCATGACCCCTGAACCCAGCAGAACCGGTACAAGAGTTGGCATGATTCTTGGTTTTGTTAGTTTCGCAAATCTGACAGGACCGGCTATATGCGGTGCGATCCTCCAGAAACAAGGCGGAGACTACATTGGTGCGCAAATGTTTGGTGCCTCATCCATTCTGCTTGGTGCGTTTATGGCTTTGGCTGCGCGTATTGCCAAAGCCGGGAGTACTCTGAAGCAAAAAGTATGA
- a CDS encoding beta-lactamase family protein (similar to Metarhizium robertsii ARSEF 23 XP_007824301.1) has protein sequence MANSLSEIEPVVKEMCRNAGVPGLAIGVIHDGKVAYESYIGHRDLESNLPVDCNTLFYVASLTKAMTATCLGILVHQRKLEWTTPVHEILPDMSKSTEIFEAKLTVLDILSHRTGKAWSDALYLESNNRILLPKHESIPIFDYLPQVEPVRSRFMYNNYAYNIAGLVIEKLSGVSWGQFIKDNLFIPLNMRRSFVCHPDDDNIAAPYNILTNRSAHRLPFCNASDETMMFAGQSVRTCMSDLLKYCTTYLDAFGAMIPIVRQNSTSTHDNLLSRASKLLVSLANSAKRPSEYQVQKYEQEESHGGAAASPIKEIATIARPHISRPVANSILEQTYALGWNRTQLPGALDFGWNQDMLQSFPLLGEGYAGKLAIWHGGNMPGTTSAILLIPETKSGVIVLQNSLGLCDVTDWTSQLVMDMLMLGHPAHDYATLAAQCVEGGIQRMIKVEEKLSSEQITGTKSRPLDAYTGRYMNCINNWYIDIKDIQGQLYLEFLGREDERYQLRHYHHDTFVWNLSYDEIVKRGQYVRSYEYYRLEFEIWGDNDKFSQLRWRHDKSVPQGEMFSRGIKSP, from the coding sequence ATGGCGAATTCATTATCGGAAATCGAGCCGGTGGTTAAGGAGATGTGCAGAAACGCTGGTGTGCCAGGTTTGGCGATTGGTGTTATTCACGATGGTAAGGTTGCCTACGAGTCTTATATAGGTCATCGTGATCTTGAGAGTAATCTTCCCGTTGATTGCAACACATTGTTCTACGTCGCATCATTAACGAAAGCGATGACGGCAACATGCTTGGGAATCTTGGTCCACCAACGGAAGCTTGAATGGACAACACCAGTTCACGAGATTCTCCCAGACATGTCGAAATCGACAGAGATCTTTGAAGCCAAGCTAACTGTCCTGGATATTTTGAGTCACCGCACTGGAAAGGCCTGGTCAGATGCGCTTTATCTGGAGTCAAACAACCGCATCCTGCTTCCGAAACACGAGTCCATCCCAATCTTCGACTACCTTCCTCAGGTGGAGCCAGTCCGAAGTCGTTTCATGTACAATAATTATGCGTACAATATTGCGGGTCTTGTTATCGAGAAGCTATCCGGCGTGAGTTGGGGCCAGTTTATCAAGGATAATCTTTTCATCCCTTTGAATATGAGACGCTCATTTGTCTGCCAcccagacgacgacaatATAGCGGCACCATACAACATCCTAACGAATCGATCTGCTCATAGATTGCCGTTTTGCAACGCATCAGACGAGACAATGATGTTCGCTGGCCAGTCTGTTCGGACCTGTATGTCTGATCTCCTCAAATACTGCACAACTTATTTGGATGCTTTCGGGGCCATGATTCCAATCGTGCGACAAAATTCTACGTCCACTCATGACAATCTCCTTAGCCGAGCCTCGAAGCTCTTGGTTAGCCTAGCAAATAGTGCTAAGAGGCCTTCCGAATATCAAGTTCAAAAATACGAGCAAGAAGAATCGCATGGAGGAGCAGCTGCCAGTCCAATTAAGGAAATAGCAACTATCGCGAGACCTCACATAAGTCGTCCAGTGGCGAACAGTATTCTGGAGCAGACGTATGCCTTGGGATGGAACAGGACCCAACTCCCCGGTGCCCTCGACTTTGGTTGGAATCAAGATATGTTACAATCATTCCCGTTACTCGGTGAAGGATATGCCGGCAAACTCGCAATTTGGCATGGCGGAAACATGCCAGGTACCACAAGTGCTATACTTCTGATACCAGAGACGAAATCTGGCGTAATCGTCTTGCAAAACTCCCTTGGTCTGTGTGATGTGACTGACTGGACAAGTCAGCTTGTCATGGACATGCTTATGTTGGGACATCCCGCACATGATTATGCAACCCTGGCAGCTCAGTGTGTTGAGGGGGGCATTCAACGGATGATAAAAGTCGAGGAGAAGCTCTCAAGTGAGCAAATTACGGGGACTAAGTCTCGACCCCTTGATGCTTATACCGGTCGATATATGAACTGCATAAATAATTGGTACATTGACATCAAGGATATCCAAGGGCAGCTCTATCTAGAGTTCTTAGGCCGCGAGGATGAGCGATATCAGTTGCGGCACTATCACCACGATACATTTGTGTGGAATCTTTCATATGATGAGATAGTGAAGCGGGGGCAGTATGTTCGGTCTTACGAGTATTACAGACTGGAATTTGAGATTTGGGGTGATAATGACAAATTTTCGCAGCTGAGATGGCGGCATGATAAATCTGTTCCACAAGGAGAAATGTTTAGCAGAGGGATTAAATCTCCATAG
- a CDS encoding glycosyltransferase family 31 protein (similar to Myceliophthora thermophila ATCC 42464 XP_003665689.1) — protein sequence MVATESLLVLLKQSAFSEVDCKLALRGQKLPAQLGNSVARLCAVSGIRQHDRFARSAGVSDLCHLQGQEVFRRARNARLIMSGHVPSLEQMPDKNSYPYCIWYPDVAGEETYQKLAAAFPDTRYQVGRACAVAGYAELYRELNLLPDVCIAEEAREAGNGGSRRIFNDIMAKPTRYAVMNDYNLAIDLQNAKPGACLNADTAVLATLKRRARFCIGLGSRPWRYFNITEDWGVGEKDSEPEEVTLTDSEVALFESPLPFDLPTMHKDLLILAAAFEGNVDRYSRLRRPGRSVDYEYHCLLPGIYRSTSMALWLAHNPDIMEVVVAAWDWGDIQGLRRAINARHVMNNDTHRLLDAEPPVPDDELPYWIWYPNGSRPSHTTLVNLAKARPAMRPQCVRASIAIGHRGLYTQLVDMDAEFPSSNVDHISPVVDFYVMNEAKASPDRDFYVADLERLQRERGLVTLRYNYDKWKINVPWKTGDMASDVILGTLTDDASCIVHTGQDWEANDAQPPKPEEDILLIMKTGGTTMWKRLLPHLTTSLGSERIASSNVVIYSDQDERVGPFTIIDCLVNMTDKVKKSTEFDVYREQLEFSSNNRYVEAAGIDGDDSGPTGGWIIDKYKFLPLIDHAGRNWPQAKWYVYMEDDTYLFLPNLRQYLSKFNWRENHYLGSFAAKSDTVFAHGGSGFALSRGAWESSFGKNPHIVEDYYQYAKDHCCGDQVLAHALKTHGVKFGENGGDEKFTWGFNPVVHWSFPFSRYNWCSPLLSWHKAHGRDIARYYDLERIWDFTKPLLYRDFFLKMIASHIQKKTEWWNNMASTYEISSSNKERPPAPDKASTYDLQLWKKAWESVESCESACSGWIDCTMWTYVEDLCKMDDKVVMGQGYAPSMHQRKTSLKHTSGWLLERLENWRC from the exons ATGGTGGCAACGGAATCTCTTTTAGTCCTTCTGAAACAATCTGCTTTCAGCGAAGTCGACTGCAAGTTGGCGCTTCGAGGCCAGAAACTTCCAGCGCAGTTGGGTAACAGCGTTGCGCGGCTATGTGCAGTGAGCGGCATTCGACAGCATGATCGCTTCGCCAGGTCTGCTGGCGTCTCGGATCTCTGTCACCtgcaaggacaagaagtgTTCAGGCGGGCTCGTAATGCCCGCTTAATCATGAGCGGCCATGTGCCCAGCCTTGAGCAGATGCCTGACAAGAACTCCTACCCATACTGCATCTGGTATCCTGATGTCGCTGGCGAAGAAACGTATCAAAAGCTTGCTGCGGCATTCCCTGATACGCGATATCAAGTCGGCCGGGCCTGCGCAGTCGCGGGATATGCCGAACTGTATCGCGAGCTTAATCTGCTTCCCGATGTATGCATTGCTGAGGAGGCACGAGAAGCTGGCAACGGTGGTTCCCGCCGCATCTTCAACgacatcatggccaagccTACACGCTATGCGGTCATGAACGACTACAACCTTGCCATTGATCTGCAGAACGCTAAGCCTGGCGCTTGCTTGAATGCTGACACTGCCGTGCTCGCCACCCTCAAGAGACGCGCGAGGTTCTGTATTGGTCTTGGAAGCCGCCCATGGAGATATTTCAACATCACCGAAGACTGGGGGGTTGGCGAGAAGGACTCGGAGCCCGAGGAGGTGACTCTCACTGACTCTGAGGTAGCCCTTTTTGAATCCCCCTTGCCCTTTGACCTTCCGACTATGCATAAAGACTTGCTGATCTTGGCAGCCGCCTTCGAGGGCAACGTCGACCGCTATTCTCGCCTCCGCCGTCCGGGTCGTAGCGTGGACTATGAGTACCACTGCCTGCTCCCGGGTATCTATCGAAGCACTTCCATGGCACTCTGGCTGGCCCACAATCCGGACATCATGGAGGTGGTTGTGGCTGCTTGGGACTGGGGTGACATCCAAGGCCTGAGGAGAGCAATTAACGCCAGGCATGTCATGAACAATGACACACATCGTCTCTTGGATGCTGAACCACCTGTACCTGATGATGAGCTCCCGTACTGGATCTGGTACCCGAACGGTTCCCGCCCATCGCACACCACGCTTGTCAACCTGGCCAAGGCTCGACCTGCCATGCGACCCCAGTGTGTCCGTGCAAGCATCGCTATCGGCCATCGTGGTTTATACACTCAGCttgtggacatggacgccgAATTCCCTAGCAGTAACGTTGACCATATTTCTCCCGTGGTGGACTTTTATGTTATGAACGAGGCGAAAGCCAGCCCTGACCGTGACTTTTACGTGGCTGACCTGGAGAGACTGCAGAGAGAGCGCGGGCTTGTAACACTGAGGTACAATTACGATAAATGGAAAATAAATGTTCCCTGGAAAACGGGGGATATGGCTTCTGATGTAATACTTGGAACGCTGACGGATGACGCATCGTGCATCGTGCACACCGGTCAGGATTGGG AGGCGAACGACGCACAACCACCCAAACCAGAGGAGGACATCCTCCTTATTATGAAGACTGGCGGAACAACTATGTGGAAACGCTTGCTCCCACACCTCACCACATCCTTAGGAAGCGAACGCATTGCCAGCTCTAATGTAGTTATATACTCAGATCAAGACGAGCGAGTCGGCCCGTTTACAATTATCGATTGCCTTGTCAATATGACAGACAAGGTAAAGAAGTCAACAGAGTTTGACGTCTACCGCGAACAGCTAGAGTTCTCCTCAAACAACCGCTATGTCGAAGCTGCTGGTATTGACGGTGATGACAGTGGGCCGACTGGTGGTTGGATTATCGACAAATACAAGTTTCTGCCGCTAATAGACCACGCAGGTCGCAATTGGCCACAAGCTAAGTGGTATGTTTACATGGAGGACGACACGTATCTCTTTCTCCCTAATCTACGCCAGTATCTTTCCAAGTTTAACTGGCGAGAGAACCATTACCTTGGGAGTTTTGCGGCCAAGTCAGATACCGTCTTTGCTCACGGTGGATCTGGCTTTGCGCTTTCACGGGGCGCATGGGAGTCGTCATTTGGGAAGAATCCTCATATTGTAGAGGACTATTACCAGTACGCAAAAGACCACTGTTGCGGCGACCAGGTTCTCGCTCATGCGTTGAAGACGCATGGCGTAAAATTTGGAGAGAATGGTGGCGACGAAAAGTTCACCTGGGGTTTCAACCCCGTCGTCCACTGGTCGTTTCCGTTTAGCAGGTACAATTGGTGCAGTCCTCTCTTATCCTGGCATAAAGCACACGGTCGCGATATTGCTCGGTATTATGACCTGGAGAGGATCTGGGACTTCACT AAACCACTTTTATACCGTGATTTCTTCCTTAAAATGATTGCCTCTCACATTCAAAAGAAAACCGAGTGGTGGAATAACATGGCGAGCACGTATGAGATCTCCTCTTCGAACAAAGAACGGCCACCAGCCCCAGACAAAGCTAGCACGTATGATCTCCAGCTTTGGAAGAAAGCCTGGGAGTCTGTTGAGTCTTGTGAGTCAGCTTGCAGTGGCTGGATAGACTGTACTATGTGGACGTATGTTGAGGACTTGTGTAAGATGGATGATAAGGTGGTTATGGGCCAAGGCTATGCGCCTTCTATGCATCAACGCAAAACATCTTTAAAGCACACTAGCGGGTGGTTACTAGAAAGATTGGAAAACTGGAGATGCTGA
- a CDS encoding hyaluronan synthase (similar to Aspergillus oryzae RIB40 XP_001817428.1) — MERYRQKGLSWATSNPPHLSTLRMTFNVIGCVLSFPAYWLTTVHCRWPITVDLVVTIGLAELARYVNEGRRMAYYDADLKPSAKRKKDDLEKAMLQISSQMPRLDCMAAVVGWREDPALFTRALESYKRAKGCIFLLVGVDGDEAEDEDMVTVFNRVYPRESAVIHVPEPLGEVAQAVRLREVARWQNSGNRVNEAECDQVAIEHCLQVARKLLSENDIRLRGPGAISQLCLRQQHMHKKGIMFTSFIFSLIIAETLDVEFLWSSDSDTLVQEDSLSRTVDAIAADPTIGGASSGLNLHNSDETAVTQLADTVYWGELYLTRSFSAASATSDCQSGPSSIFRVVTLGPIIMPWYRQTIFGKRMIINEDRHLTTNLLTRGWGVVFASDVLTATDTPTTLSRWLRQQVRWARATHIEALLQPRVYMVNHPLLFFAMCRRELGPAIAAVATLYYFVTSRQFMYLSAFDVMLRFVVSFAYNVLRNPHRLSRRSLKWVLPGIFFYYVPLPAIHVWSLFTLTADGWGTSMRSNSERVKKDSARRAWFETGFFVVWMGVIAGSVARWLLAHVFVLQNMWDFVFFTLSISFGSILAWRITVFNGSK, encoded by the exons ATGGAAAGGTACCGCCAGAAGGGCCTTAGCTGGGCCACTTCCAACCCGCCGCACTTGTCCACCCTCAGGATGACATTTAACGTTATTGGCTGTGTCCTATCATTTCCAGCTTACTGGTTAACTACCGTCCACTGTCGATGGCCTATAACTGTCGACCTTGTCGTTACGATTGGGTTGGCAGAACTGGCCCGCTACGTCAACGAGGGGCGGCGCATGGCCTATTACGACGCAGATCTGAAGCCCTCGGCCAAGAGAAAGAAGGATGATTTGGAGAAAGCAATGTTACAAATATCCTCACAGATGCCAAGGTTAGACTGCATGGCTGCAGTGGTTGGCTGGCGCGAGGACCCGGCACTGTTCACGAGGGCGCTTGAGAGCTACAAGCGAGCTAAGGGTTGTATTTTCCTGCTGGTCGGTGtcgatggcgacgaggccgaggacgaagatatgGTTACTGTTTTCAACAGA GTCTATCCGCGTGAGTCAGCCGTCATTCATGTCCCAGAACCGCTGGGTGAGGTGGCACAGGCTGTCCGGTTAAGAGAAGTTGCTAGATGGCAAAACAGTGGCAACAGAGTTAATGAGGCTGAATGTGACCAAGTGGCTATAGAGCACTGTCTTCAAGTTGCCCGTAAGCTGCTTTCTGAAAATGATATACGACTTCGTGGACCTGGCGCTATCAGTCAGCTATGCCTCCGCCAGCAACATATGCATAAAAAGGGCATTATGTTTACATCCTTTATCTTCTCTCTTATCATTGCCGAAACCTTGGACGTTGAGTTCCTCTGGAGCTCCGACTCGGACACGCTGGTTCAGGAGGATTCTCTCAGCAGGACCGTCGACGCTATAGCAGCTGATCCGACAATCGGTGGTGCAAGCTCGGGGCTGAATCTGCATAACAGCGATGAAACAGCCGTAACGCAGCTAGCGGATACGGTATACTGGGGAGAGCTGTACCTCACGAGATCATTTTCAGCGGCGTCTGCGACGAGTGACTGTCAGAGCGGCCCCAGTTCCATATTTCGTGTCGTTACATTGGGTCCGATAATAATGCCGTGGTATAGGCAGACGATATTTGGAAAGAGAATG ATCATCAACGAGGATCGCCATCTGACGACAAATCTCCTCACTCGTGGTTGGGGTGTGGTTTTTGCATCTGATGTTCTAACAGCAACAGATACTCCGACTACTCTTAGCCGCTGGCTACGCCAACAGGTTCGATGGGCTCGCGCAACACACATCGAAGCCCTCCTCCAGCCTCGTGTTTACATGGTCAACCACCCTCTCCTATTCTTTGCAATGTGCAGACGAGAGCTTGGCCCCGCTATCGCAGCTGTTGCCACTCTTTACTACTTTGTCACTTCAAGGCAATTTATGTACCTCTCAGCATTTGATGTCATGTTGCGATTCGTTGTGTCTTTTGCGTACAATGTCTTGCGTAACCCACATCGGCTTAGTCGCAGGTCACTAAAATGGGTGCTCCCAGGGATATTCTTCTATTACGTGCCCTTACCGGCAATACACGTGTGGAGTTTGTTTACGTTGACGGCCGATGGCTGGGGCACAAGTATGAGATCAAATAGTGAGAGAGTGAAGAAAGACAGCGCGAGGAGAGCCTGGTTTGAGACTGGCTTCTTTGTGGTATGGATGGGAGTTATTGCTGGATCAGTCGCCAGGTGGCTACTTGCACATGTCTTTGTGCTACAGAACATGTGGgatttcgtcttcttcacttTGAGTATATCGTTTGGTTCAATTTTAGCCTGGAGGATAACTGTCTTTAACGGCAGCAAGTAA